From Elusimicrobiota bacterium:
GCCCGCCTTATGCTTGAGGACCCCTCAAAGGTGGTTGGAGACTTTCCCCTTATGGAATCTCTGGCTAAGCAGAATTTTAACGATTGCGCGGTAAGGCATATCTGGAGTCATCCCCTTGTGCGTATTCTGGGCCGCTCAGGCGTCAGCTACCACGAGTTTCTGGCGTTGGCGGAAAAAATTACGGGAGTTGATACCAGGAAGAAAGGTTTAGATCTGACTCGGCAGCAGATGTTGCTCAGAAAGATGGGGCTTAAATTCTGGGACCAAAGTTGGGCGCCTAAAACCGAGCGGCAATTGATTCTGGAAATAAAAAAGACGATGGGCGTTCTAGCGAGCATCCGCGAAGGAGATTATGGTCATGCCATTGTCATTAGCGGCGCGATGTTCCTGAACGGCGAATGGAAATTCGTCGTGATCGATTCAATTGCCGATCTGGAAATAGGATCTGGTTCGGAGGCGAAAAATCCGCGAGTTCTCTCCTTCTCTGAGCTCCGAGACAAGAGATTGATCGTAAAGCCTTTGGACTACGACGTGCGCCAAGGCGATATGCCCGACCCAAGGGTCATCGTGTCCAATGTTCGGCAGCTCATGGGGGAATTTGGCATAGGGGTTGTAGCGGGAGCAAGGCCAGCTCTGTCCGCTACTCCTGCGCCGGCGGCGCGCAAGCCAAGCGCCGGACCCACGGAAGAATCCGGACCGACTGCGGCGGAGCCCGCTCCCCGCGGTTCCGTCCATTTGTTTGACGCCAAGCCTGGAGAAGCCTATCTGCATCCTGCTCTGGGAATGATAATCATTGAGAAGGTGTCTGCGGAGGAACTGGCGTACAAGGATTACTATGCCCAGTCGCGTTATCCCGTCATCCTGAAGAATCCCGAGAATGTGCTGTTGGCCAAGCGCGGCACTCCGGCGGTGGATTCTCTTGCGGCCAGACGGTTCAGTGACAACATAGGAAGGCCGGAGTATCTTCCCCTGTTGTTTGCTTACGAGGCCCTTAAGAGCAGGGCCGGTACCGTTCAGGCCGATCCCAAGAAAAGAGCGGCAAAGACTGCGGCTTTATACGAAAAATACAACCGCATCCTTCGGGGAAAGGGGCTTCTAGGCAGTGAGCAGGAGCTCTGGGACCTGCTCCGTAATGATATAGAGATCGGTTTAATATCGGACTCGGAAAAGGTTCGCGCTCAAGCCGTCGAAAAACTTGCGCGAATCGTCGCCGCGATTTATCAGGCCACGGGAGAAGACCTCGTCCGGACTGGGGTGCTGCAAGGATTGGACCGTCTCGCGGGATATGCTTCCGGCCAAAAAGTCGCCAATAGACAAAACTATGCGCAGCCTTTTACCGGCATGCCAGGGTCTCTACAGGGCATCCACCCCTGGTCCTCGAAAAATTACAGCGTCTGGAGGTTAATCGGACTCAAGCAAAAGAAAATACTTACCCACCTGCCGGTCGACGTCACCGATCGCGGGATTCAATTGGCTTGGGACCAAGGGATCGCGGCCATAACGCCTGCCCAGGATTCTTTGTTCTTCGCGCGGCCGTATTACCCATTTTCGGATCCTCGATACGCCGCCGACCAGTATTCGCAGACCTTGAAGGCCAAAGATGCCGAACAAGCGGGCCGGACGGTTCAAATGATAGAAGGCCCCATCCGGGAATTCGCACAACGGCTTGGAGAGAAGGGGGACTATCTTGTTGTTCCCGTTCCCTCGAAAAATGGGGAGGGGTCCTCCGCATTGCTGGCCCGGGCCTTGGCGCAAAGACTCGGCTTGCAGGAAAATAGTTCCGTTCTCGCGAAGCGCAAAGACGCCGAAAAGCAAAAAGATCTTAGCTTCATGGAACGGCTGAGCAATGCCGGCCTGGGTTTTATCCTCACGAAAACTGGAAGTTCGCCCATTCAGGGTAAAACCGTGATATTGGTGGATGATGTTTACACGACCGGAGCCTCCATTCAGGCTTGCGCGAGACTTTTGATCGATGGCGGAGCCGATAAAGTTCTGGTTTTTATTTTCGGAAAGACCACCCGCGGATCCGACGGCCCCGCGCCTCTTCAACCCCCCCAGGTCCTGGCCCAGCCGCCGCCCGCGACCCAACTCGCCCAAAGCCAAGGGCCTGAAGTGGCTAAGGGCGAAGGCGATCGTGTAGTGTCATGGGAGCCGGCTCCCTTGAAGAAGTCTCCGCTTGAGGCTTTGGGGGAGGCGTGGAAAAAGGAATATCCCCGCTCGCGTTCTTTCTATTCGTTCAAGGAATTCATCATGGGCCGCCCCGAGCCCCTGACCAGCGACGACGTCGCGCAACTGGCCAAACGCGTCGGCATTGACATAACGCCAGATGACATGGAGGACATGCTATTGGCCCGTCGTTTGTTGTCATGGCTCGGGCCGCATCGGCCGCGCAACACAAGCGAGATACCCTTCGACAAGCTGTTTGATTTCTTTGATCGAGAACGCATGACCCCGGAAAGGATCGGCTACCTTCTCTTCGATCTCAGGCTTCATGTGCCCGCGTTCTCCGATTACAAAGCGCGTTCCCAGATAGAGGACCGCTACCAGGCTGACCGTTACAAGACGTCAAAGCCAAACACGGTCGATGTTCTCTTGCAGGAATACCAGGGCTTTTCTGTATTCACCTTTAAAAGATTCATCAGGGGCCGCTCCGAGTTACTGACAGCCGGCGACATCGAGGAGGCGGCCAAGCGCCGCGGGCTGCAGTTGGATCGGGCGGGCGTCGATGACCTGCTGTTGGCTCGTCGATTTCTGGCGTTATTCGGATCCAGTCCGCCGCGCGCGGCCGGCGAGATGCCATTCGACAAGATCATGGACTTCTTCGACAGAGAACGCCTCGGCAATGAGAAGATAGCGCAGCTTCTTTTCGATCTGGAGTTTGTGCCCGCACTTCGAGAATTCACAGCCCGGACGGAGCTGCTTGATCGCTACGGCGCGCGGAAAAGCCGTTCGTTGACTCTCCCGCCGAATAAGCCGATCACGATTGCGGTCGGAGCCGGCGCCTCGGCACAAGGCATCGTGATCCGGCGCCTGCCGCTTGGCTACATCGAGATCCGCGGCAAGCGCGTTCGGCGCCTGTATGTCGGGAAAAATGGAGGCATAGAGGCCTTGAAAGTGGACGGGGTTTCCGGAGAGCTGGTGGTGGTCGGCCTCGACCGCGAGGCCAATCGGATAACGATCCGCAATACGTTGGGGCTGCCCGTGCGCGTCCAGGAGCCGGGCCAAGCCCGGCATCGCCCATTTTCCGAGAGCGGAGAGCCCGTGAAATATGACAAGCCCAAGCCGGAGGAGAGAGCGCTCCCATTAAATCCAGGCATTATCCGGGCCATGTTTCATGATGTTATCGGGGACTATCCAAAGGCCAGTGACTTTGAGCGACTCTTTCAGCAGTACGACATCGGTCTGGAGGCGGCGCGCGCGCTGATGAAAGCCTATGGCACCGAGCCTATGCTCACCAACGACATACCCTCCGAAGAGGTCGTGAGGCAGCGAAGCGTGTTTCGCGCCTTGGTTCGTTCCTGGCTGCGCTCCGCCAAGCCCGAGCCGCTCGGGGAAAACCGCGTGAGGGAGGTTGAGCTCGCGGCCCTCTATGATTATCCCGAGGGTTCAACTGTTTTCTTCTGGATCGGGGACGAGCACATGAAGGTCAGCGCCTTGCCGGGGGGGAGATTCAGCGTCGTCGGCAAGGATTTCTCACGCACTCTCAACCGCGGCGATAACGTCCTATCCATCGCCCGGGGTGGGGAGATCACGTTAGGGGATGCCGTTGACAAGGGAGGGCTTCTTTTAACGATACGCGTGGATCGCGATACGCTTTCCGCGGAGCGCCGCGATAGTTCCGAGCGAGTCTATTCGCTGTCCAACCCCTCGCTCCCCATCACCGAAGACCATGGCGTGACCGGCCGGATATCTATTTACTTTCCCGTCGGAAACGTCAGCTACATCATCGACCCTAATAGCCCCGCGCTGCGAGATTTGGCCCATGAGGTCTGGCAGTACGTCCTTGACCGCAGAACGAAGCACGTGGCCGCCAACAAAGGCCCGGCCTACGTGGAAGCCTCTATCCTCAGCGATGTCGTGCTCTGGATTGGGAAGAATATTGAATACGATCTTGATTACATCAAGTCCCTGCGTTCAAACCATCTTGATCCTATCGATTTCGGAGAATTCGTAGCCAGGCCCCGCAAAGGGGTTTGCAGAGAGATGGGGCTACTCGCGGCGTATTTGGTTGAGGAGTTGCAGTGGCGCATGCTGCTCCCAGCCTCGACCAAGGTTGTTGAGGTGCACGGCCCCAGCCACGGCTGGGCCATCGCTGAGACATCCAGGGCCGTCTACGTTCTCGACCCGGCCCAGCAGTCAAGCGCTTTGCGCCGGGGACTCAAGGAGCATCTCGGAGCTCTGGACGGTTTCTATCGCTACAAAGACGGCGAATATCGCCACGCCCCCAGCCGTTGAGTTGATAAGGCTAGAATAAATATATATTTATTCTAGCCTTTACTTTTTTAAACTAACATTTAACAATGTCGAATCATGCGCTGACGGATTTCTCCTTTCTAAGCAAGCTGGTCCTCAAAGGGCCGGACAGGAAGAAATTCCTTCAAGGCTTGACGACCAACGATATCCTGGCGCTGAAGCCCTTGATGGGCCAGCGCTCCTGCCTGCTCAGCCCGAAGGGAAAACTCCAGGCGGATTTTGCCCTTTACGACTTGGGAGAAGAGCTGCTGATTCTCTGCTGGCCCAAGGCCGGAGAGAACTTCAAGGGCGTCCTTTCCAAGATGATTCTGCTCAGCCAGTCCTGTCTCGAGGACGCCGGCTCCCGATTCGGTCTGCTCCATTTGGCCGGGCCCGGGGCTTTTTCGATTTGCGCTCAACTCTTCAAGGGAATTTCTTCTTTCGAGCCTTACCAGGCGCAGACGGTTCAATGGGGGGGAGAGAAAGTCCTGCTTTTGTCTTATCCCATTCTGAGTCCGGAGGGCGTTTTGGTCTTGGCGGAAGCGGGCAAGGCGGCGCCGCTCAGCACCGCCCTACTTGGGGCCGGCTTCCAGGACGTGGGTTGGGAGGCCTTGAACGTCCTGCGCGTCGAGAGGGGGGTGCCTCTCTTCGGACTCGACATGGATGAGGACACGATCCCCCTGGAGGCCCGGCTCGATGAGGCGATCAGCTTCACCAAGGGCTGCTAC
This genomic window contains:
- a CDS encoding aminomethyl transferase family protein, with translation MSNHALTDFSFLSKLVLKGPDRKKFLQGLTTNDILALKPLMGQRSCLLSPKGKLQADFALYDLGEELLILCWPKAGENFKGVLSKMILLSQSCLEDAGSRFGLLHLAGPGAFSICAQLFKGISSFEPYQAQTVQWGGEKVLLLSYPILSPEGVLVLAEAGKAAPLSTALLGAGFQDVGWEALNVLRVERGVPLFGLDMDEDTIPLEARLDEAISFTKGCYMGQETISRIHHMGHVNRILVRIKLSENSLPPGGSPVLSADKEIGRTASAVFSPRHQAPLTLAMIRVGESRPGTRVDVAIKDRLVPAEVL